Proteins from a genomic interval of Quercus lobata isolate SW786 chromosome 11, ValleyOak3.0 Primary Assembly, whole genome shotgun sequence:
- the LOC115967753 gene encoding polcalcin Ole e 3 produces the protein MADNAQVKAEHERIFKRFDANGDGKISSVELGDALKALGSVTAEEVIRMMTEIDTDGDGFISFQEFTAFASANSGLMKDVAKIF, from the coding sequence ATGGCTGATAATGCACAGGTCAAGGCTGAACATGAACGCATTTTCAAGAGGTTTGACGCCAATGGCGATGGAAAAATCTCTTCAGTGGAGCTCGGGGATGCCCTCAAAGCACTTGGCTCAGTCACAGCCGAGGAGGTGATACGTATGATGACCGAGATTGATACCGATGGTGATGGGTTCATTTCATTCCAAGAGTTCACTGCATTTGCATCTGCCAATAGTGGCTTAATGAAGGATGTTGCTAAGATATTTTAA